The Saprospiraceae bacterium genome includes a window with the following:
- a CDS encoding type II toxin-antitoxin system RelE/ParE family toxin: MSNYIVVLSKKAQKQLDKLADNIAEPIIEAIVGLEENPRPFGYRKLNDREGYRIRIGNYRVIYDIFDTELIVDVITLGHRKDIYQ, from the coding sequence ATGTCTAACTACATTGTTGTATTATCTAAAAAAGCACAAAAGCAATTAGATAAACTTGCTGACAATATTGCTGAGCCAATTATTGAAGCCATTGTTGGATTGGAAGAAAATCCTCGTCCTTTCGGATACAGAAAATTAAATGATAGAGAGGGTTATAGAATCAGAATTGGCAACTATCGTGTAATCTACGACATTTTTGATACAGAACTAATCGTGGATGTCATCACACTCGGTCACAGAAAAGATATTTATCAGTAA
- a CDS encoding aspartate aminotransferase family protein, with product MSSNRKLFLDHVAQTSEMALGIEVSHAEGVYIYDINGKRYLDFNSGISVSSLGHCHPRVTDAIHEQSRKYMHTMVYGEHIQEPQVKYASLLAKVLGNGLDSVYFVNSGTEAVEGALKLARKYTNRYEIISCTNAYHGSTIGAESLRSDFEFSRAYLPGVPGVKHIQFNDLEDLKKITTRTACVIMEPVQAEAGVVPPENDYLKAVRHRCDETGTLFILDEIQTGFGRTGYLFAHQKYDVVPDIILLAKAMGGGMPIGAFVAPKHLMETLSRRPALGHITTFGGHPVCTAAALAMLEVITEEDIVCIVLSKEKLILKKLQHPLIKVIRSSGLMMAVELIDSKYLVPVITRIIERGVLVDYFLFNDRSFRIAPPLIITETKIEEATDIILSVLDEIYVANKH from the coding sequence ATGTCATCCAACCGCAAATTATTTCTTGATCACGTAGCTCAAACCAGCGAAATGGCTTTGGGTATAGAAGTGTCTCATGCAGAAGGCGTATATATTTACGATATCAATGGCAAAAGATATCTGGATTTTAATTCCGGAATTTCAGTCAGTTCGCTGGGGCATTGTCATCCAAGAGTGACAGACGCTATCCATGAACAAAGCCGAAAATATATGCATACCATGGTCTATGGAGAGCATATTCAGGAACCACAAGTGAAATATGCAAGCCTGTTGGCCAAAGTATTGGGCAACGGGCTGGATTCTGTTTATTTTGTGAACAGTGGCACGGAAGCGGTCGAAGGTGCATTAAAATTAGCCAGAAAATATACCAACCGATATGAAATCATCAGTTGTACCAATGCATATCATGGGAGCACGATCGGTGCTGAAAGCCTGAGAAGTGATTTTGAATTCAGCAGGGCATATTTGCCGGGAGTGCCGGGTGTAAAACACATTCAATTTAATGATTTGGAAGATCTCAAAAAAATCACCACCCGTACAGCCTGCGTAATAATGGAACCGGTACAAGCTGAGGCCGGAGTCGTACCACCGGAAAACGACTATCTCAAAGCTGTTCGTCACCGATGTGATGAAACGGGGACTTTATTTATTCTGGACGAAATACAGACGGGTTTTGGCAGGACAGGATATCTTTTTGCGCATCAGAAATATGATGTTGTGCCCGATATAATACTACTTGCCAAAGCGATGGGAGGCGGTATGCCCATTGGTGCATTTGTAGCTCCCAAACATCTGATGGAGACACTTTCGCGAAGACCTGCTTTGGGTCATATCACGACATTTGGCGGTCATCCGGTTTGTACGGCGGCAGCCCTTGCCATGCTGGAAGTCATAACCGAAGAAGATATCGTCTGCATAGTTTTATCAAAAGAAAAGCTGATACTGAAAAAACTTCAGCACCCACTGATAAAAGTAATAAGATCATCCGGCCTTATGATGGCCGTAGAACTCATAGATTCAAAATATCTGGTACCTGTCATCACCCGAATTATTGAAAGGGGTGTCTTGGTGGATTATTTTTTATTTAATGACCGGTCATTCAGAATAGCTCCGCCATTGATTATTACAGAAACAAAGATTGAAGAAGCTACAGATATTATTTTGTCAGTATTGGACGAAATCTATGTGGCAAATAAACATTAA
- a CDS encoding Dabb family protein — protein MNRRLFSKWSVSLAAFAGLSTISCSGSTEKANKMQSVFIHQVYFWLKNPENVEDQQKLKEGFELLKICKSIQSYHIGKPAGTSREVIDGSYSYSWLTVFASAADQDAYLVDPIHDKFRDEYHHLWSKVVVYDSVDV, from the coding sequence ATGAACAGACGATTATTTTCAAAATGGAGTGTAAGTTTGGCAGCCTTCGCTGGATTAAGCACTATTTCTTGTTCCGGTTCAACTGAGAAAGCCAATAAAATGCAATCAGTATTTATACATCAGGTGTATTTTTGGCTTAAAAATCCAGAGAATGTCGAAGATCAACAAAAACTAAAAGAAGGATTTGAATTGCTTAAAATTTGTAAATCTATACAATCCTACCACATCGGAAAGCCGGCAGGCACCAGCAGAGAAGTGATTGATGGCAGTTATTCGTACTCATGGCTTACTGTTTTTGCCAGTGCAGCCGATCAGGATGCCTATCTGGTGGATCCTATTCATGACAAATTCAGGGATGAATACCATCACCTCTGGTCAAAGGTTGTTGTGTATGATTCTGTTGATGTTTAA
- a CDS encoding lysophospholipid acyltransferase family protein encodes MPLIEVQEFQKTLNLEKYGPFGKKLSQSIMRFFKIDKINHIYQKFRHLRGAEFIDAVLDDLNIEVSVSLSDLKRIPKSGPFIIVANHPLGGIDGLILLKIMLEAQPNSKILANFLLSRIEPLQPYICPVNPFESNKDLFCSISGIRAAISHLKEGLPLGIFPAGEVSTRQNNINGKITDKEWDMSVMKLIRKAGVPVIPLYFNTRNSDFFYMASSIHPNLRTALLPNEMFSNKVRKVEVRVGMPVCPEAQQSMQDIDQLSAFLRQKTYFLENYISNEVYFKIKLKSNITETTPIIPKTDNTILKDEIDLLERSGKVILKSGNYKVLFSKLHKNSPLIRETGRLREITFREIGEGTGKEADLDKYDAYYHHLILWDTTSCEIAGAYRLGLGKDIINKFGISGFYMTELFNLNGPVIDIFSEAIEMGRAFIVKTHQRKATPLFILWKGIVEVTRLYPEYKYLIGAASISNSYCAVSQGLMIEYFKKNHTDNQLSHFVKPKNKFKPAILKGKYTYLKLIENMECLKKMDKLIEELEPGGLKIPILIKKYLLQNARMLGFSVDKNFSNVIDGLIYIKVSDIEKEKFN; translated from the coding sequence ATGCCACTGATAGAAGTACAGGAATTTCAAAAAACTCTCAATCTGGAAAAATACGGTCCTTTCGGAAAAAAATTGTCCCAAAGCATCATGCGTTTTTTCAAAATAGACAAAATCAATCATATATACCAAAAGTTCAGGCATCTGCGTGGTGCTGAATTTATCGATGCGGTATTGGATGATCTGAACATTGAAGTGTCTGTATCATTAAGCGATCTGAAAAGAATACCTAAATCGGGTCCCTTTATCATAGTGGCCAATCATCCATTGGGCGGGATCGACGGATTGATTTTACTCAAAATCATGTTGGAAGCACAACCGAACTCCAAAATTTTAGCCAACTTCCTTTTATCCAGAATAGAGCCCCTCCAACCCTATATCTGTCCAGTCAATCCATTTGAAAGTAACAAAGATTTGTTTTGCAGCATTTCAGGAATCCGTGCAGCCATCAGTCATTTGAAGGAGGGTTTGCCCTTAGGCATTTTCCCGGCCGGGGAAGTTTCTACCCGACAAAATAACATCAACGGCAAAATAACAGACAAAGAATGGGATATGAGTGTCATGAAGCTGATCCGGAAAGCAGGCGTTCCGGTAATCCCTCTATACTTTAATACCCGAAACAGTGATTTTTTCTACATGGCTTCTTCGATTCATCCGAATCTTCGTACTGCCTTGCTCCCAAATGAAATGTTCAGCAATAAGGTCAGGAAAGTAGAAGTCAGAGTCGGAATGCCCGTTTGTCCGGAAGCTCAACAAAGTATGCAGGACATTGACCAACTAAGTGCTTTCCTGCGACAAAAAACTTACTTTTTGGAAAACTATATTTCTAATGAAGTATATTTTAAAATAAAACTAAAATCAAATATAACGGAAACCACTCCGATTATACCAAAAACAGATAACACAATTCTGAAGGATGAAATCGATCTTCTTGAAAGATCCGGTAAAGTCATCTTGAAATCGGGAAATTATAAGGTACTCTTTTCAAAACTGCATAAAAACAGTCCTCTCATTAGAGAAACGGGAAGGCTGAGAGAAATAACTTTTCGTGAAATCGGCGAAGGAACCGGCAAAGAAGCCGATCTGGATAAATATGATGCATATTATCACCATCTGATATTATGGGATACGACTTCCTGTGAAATAGCGGGAGCATACAGATTGGGTCTGGGGAAAGATATTATCAATAAATTTGGTATCTCCGGTTTTTACATGACTGAATTATTCAATCTCAATGGACCGGTAATTGATATTTTTTCTGAAGCAATCGAAATGGGAAGGGCTTTTATTGTAAAAACACACCAACGCAAAGCGACACCTTTGTTTATCCTGTGGAAAGGAATCGTTGAAGTCACCCGATTGTATCCTGAATACAAATATCTCATCGGAGCTGCCAGTATCAGCAACAGTTATTGTGCGGTCAGTCAGGGATTGATGATCGAATATTTTAAGAAAAACCACACGGACAACCAACTGAGTCACTTTGTAAAACCTAAAAATAAATTTAAACCCGCTATCCTAAAAGGAAAATATACTTATCTGAAATTGATCGAAAATATGGAATGCCTGAAAAAAATGGATAAACTGATAGAAGAATTAGAACCAGGCGGACTAAAAATACCTATCCTGATCAAAAAATATCTGCTTCAGAATGCCAGAATGTTGGGTTTTAGTGTGGATAAAAACTTCAGTAATGTCATAGATGGCTTGATTTACATCAAAGTTTCAGACATTGAGAAGGAAAAATTTAATTGA